Within the Saccharomonospora amisosensis genome, the region GGATAGTCATCACCGGTGGCGACTCGTGCGGATGGAACTGCCTGCCGTCCGAGGACGTGGTCTCCCGCCAACGCTGCTTGCCGAAGAACGTGAGCAAGACCAGGCGCGTCATGTAGAAGCCGGTGATCCCGGCGGCGAGCAGCGCGGAGCCGCCGAACACCCAGCCACGCCAACCCTCCTGGCCGAACGCCGCCTCGATGATGGCGTCCTTGGTGTAGAAGCCGGAAAGGAACGGGAATCCGATGATGGCGAGGTAGCCGAGACCGAACGTGGCGAACGTGATCGGCATGCTCTTGTAGAGCCCGCCGAACTTGCGCATGTCCACCTCGTCGTTCATGCCGTGCATGACCGATCCCGCGCCGAGGAACAACCCGGCCTTGAAGAAGCCGTGGGTCAAAAGGTGCGCGATCCCGAGCGCGTAACCGAACGGGCCGAGCCCCACCGCGAGCATCATGTACCCGATCTGACTCACCGTGGAGTAGGCGAGCACCTTCTTGATGTCGTCGTAGGCACAGCCGATGATCGAGCCGAGCAGCAGCGTGAAGGCACCGATGATGGTGACCATCAGCCTGCCGTCCTCGGTCAGGTTGTAGATCGGCGCGGAACGGGCGATGAGATACACACCGGCCGTGACCATGGTCGCTGCGTGGATGAGTGCCGAGACCGGGGTCGGACCCTCCATGGCGTCAGGCAACCACGCCTGTAGCGGGAACTGGCCGGACTTGCCGACCGCGCCAAGCAACAGCAGCAGACCGATCGCGGTGACCACACCCGGCGAGACGTCACCGATCCCGGCGAAGACCTCGGAGTAGGCGGTGCTGCCGATGTACTTGAACATCAAGAAGATCGCCAGCGCCAGCCCGACGTCGCCGACGCGGTTCATCAGGAACGCCTTCTTCGCCGCTGTCGCCGCCGACGGCCTGTCCTGGTACCAGCCGATCAGCAGGTAGGACGCCAGCCCGACGCCTTCCCAACCCAGGTACAGCGTCACGAAGCTGTTGCTGAGCACCAGCACCAGCATCGCCGCGACGAACAGGTTGAGGTAGCCGAAGAACCGGCGCCGGTCGGCGTCCTCGGACATGTAGCCGACCGAGTAGATGTGGATCAGCGACCCGACCCCGGTGACCAGCAACACGAAGGTCATGGACAGCGGGTCGATCCGCAGTCCGAAGTCGACCTGCAGGGCCTCGACGGGAATCCACGAGTAGACGGTGGTGTCCACGGTTTCGGCGAAGGAGTTGCCGAGGAACATCGCGAGCCCGTAGGCGAACGACGCGACGACGGTAGCGATGCCGAGCAGGTGTCCCCACGCGTTGGTCCGCTTACCTCCCGCAAGCAGGATGAGCGCACCGAGCGCGGGGAACGCCACCAGCAGCCACGATGATGCGATCAAGGCTCAACCCCTAGTTCGTCTTCGCTCGATTCCGGCACAGCTGCGCGTCTCACTCGGCCGCACTCGATCGATGCTCGCAGCGCTGTCATCTGGGCCTTCATCTGGGCATTCATCTCGCTAGTACTTCAGCAGGTTCGTGTCGTCGACCGAAGCCGATCGGCGGGTGCGGAAGATCGACATGATGATCGCGAGCCCGACGACCACCTCGGCGGCGGCGACAACCATCACGAAGAAGGCCATCACCTGACCGTCGACGGAACCGTTGATGCGCGCGAACGTCACCAGCGAGAGGTTCACCGCGTTGAGCATGAGCTCGATGCACATGAACACCACGATGGCGTTGCGCCTGACCAGCACGCCCACAGCCCCGATGGTGAACAACAGCGCCGAAAGCAGCAGGTAGTACGTCGGGGTCACTTGTCATCCCCTTCCGTGTCCTTACCGACGAGAGCGTGCGCGTCCGGTTTGGGCACCTCACCCGCCACCTGCTTGCGCTCCGCCTCCAGCTTCGCGGTCGGCGTGGACTCGATGAGTTCGGAAAGCGACTCCGGCGCGATCGAACCGTCGGGCAGCAGCGCGGGAGTAGCCACCGAGTTGGCGGTGGCGAACACACCCGGCCCCGGCTTGGGCGACGGGCGCTCGTACTCACCGCGGAACCGTGCTTCGACCAGTTCCCGCTGGCTTCGCTTGCCACCCCTGCCGTGCCTGGAGGTGAACGACAGCACCATGCCCGCCATCGCGGCGGTGATCAGCAGCGCGGAGGTCAGTTCGAACGGGAACAGGTAGTCGCTGAAGATGATCCGGCCGAGCCCACCAGCGCCGCCACCTTCCGGGCTCCACGGGTTGAGCGGCTGCGCCGGAGTGACGTCGGCGACCGCCCTCGTCAGCGCGGCCGCGAGCAGTCCGGCCACACCGATTCCGAGCACACCCGCGGCGAGTCGCTGCCCCCGAAGCACCTCGACCACAGAGTCCGAAGACTCCCTGCCCACGAGCATCAGCACGAACAGGAACAGCATCATGATCGCGCCGGTGTAGACGATGATCTGCGTGAAGCCGAGGAACTGCGCCTGCTGTGTCAGGTAGAGCAACCCGAGCGAAAGCATCGTCAGCACCAGCCACAGCGCCGAGTGCACCGCGTTGCGGGCGAACACCATGCCCAGCGCACC harbors:
- the nuoK gene encoding NADH-quinone oxidoreductase subunit NuoK, which produces MTPTYYLLLSALLFTIGAVGVLVRRNAIVVFMCIELMLNAVNLSLVTFARINGSVDGQVMAFFVMVVAAAEVVVGLAIIMSIFRTRRSASVDDTNLLKY
- a CDS encoding NADH-quinone oxidoreductase subunit J — protein: MIAPVLAQAGADATVSTGEAVAFWILGPLALAGALGMVFARNAVHSALWLVLTMLSLGLLYLTQQAQFLGFTQIIVYTGAIMMLFLFVLMLVGRESSDSVVEVLRGQRLAAGVLGIGVAGLLAAALTRAVADVTPAQPLNPWSPEGGGAGGLGRIIFSDYLFPFELTSALLITAAMAGMVLSFTSRHGRGGKRSQRELVEARFRGEYERPSPKPGPGVFATANSVATPALLPDGSIAPESLSELIESTPTAKLEAERKQVAGEVPKPDAHALVGKDTEGDDK
- the nuoL gene encoding NADH-quinone oxidoreductase subunit L; protein product: MIASSWLLVAFPALGALILLAGGKRTNAWGHLLGIATVVASFAYGLAMFLGNSFAETVDTTVYSWIPVEALQVDFGLRIDPLSMTFVLLVTGVGSLIHIYSVGYMSEDADRRRFFGYLNLFVAAMLVLVLSNSFVTLYLGWEGVGLASYLLIGWYQDRPSAATAAKKAFLMNRVGDVGLALAIFLMFKYIGSTAYSEVFAGIGDVSPGVVTAIGLLLLLGAVGKSGQFPLQAWLPDAMEGPTPVSALIHAATMVTAGVYLIARSAPIYNLTEDGRLMVTIIGAFTLLLGSIIGCAYDDIKKVLAYSTVSQIGYMMLAVGLGPFGYALGIAHLLTHGFFKAGLFLGAGSVMHGMNDEVDMRKFGGLYKSMPITFATFGLGYLAIIGFPFLSGFYTKDAIIEAAFGQEGWRGWVFGGSALLAAGITGFYMTRLVLLTFFGKQRWRETTSSDGRQFHPHESPPVMTIPMIVLAVGSVAAGFLLVSGGALAEFLTPSVGELAESEHGVLPHALIPWLTVGLSALGVLLAWALFGRREVSIERPQNVSWPVRAARKDLYGNALNEALVATPGLWATRFAVFLDNRGVDGAVNGIAAAFGGGSGRLRRLQTGFVRSYALSMLGGSFLLVAALLLVRFS